Proteins from a genomic interval of Pithys albifrons albifrons isolate INPA30051 chromosome 15, PitAlb_v1, whole genome shotgun sequence:
- the LOC139678964 gene encoding uncharacterized protein, translating into MSRPEASRGQACFISSSSLGAAWALCVLYSPSVPSATSCYIVWVTPCPVQPQNSVLSSPHSTVSLAACVTPCPVQPVSHRVLYSPQNTVSCTACVTQCPVQPTEHSVLYSLCHTVSCTAHRTQCRVQPVSHSVLYSPQNTVSCTACVTQCPVQPTEHSVLYSLCHTVSCTACVTQCPVQPVSHSVLYSPQNTVSCTACVTQCPVQPTEHSVLYSLCHTVSCTAHRTQCPVQPVSHSVLYSPQNTVSCTACVTQCPVQPTEHSVLYSLCHTVSCTAHRTQCPVQPVSHSVLYSPQNTVSCTACVTQCPVQPTEHSVLYSPQNTVSCTACVTQCPVQPTEHSVLYSLCHTVSCTAHRTQCPVQPVSHSVLYSPQNTVSCTACVTPCPVQPT; encoded by the exons ATGAGCCGTCCCGAGGCCAGCAGGGGCCAGGCTTGCTTTatttcctcctccagcctgggagctgcttgggctctgtgtgtgctgtacAGCCCGAGTGTGCCGAGTGCCACGTCCTGCTACATAGTCTGGGTCACACCGTGTCCTGTACAGCCACAGAACAGTGTCCTGAGCAGCCCACATAGCACAGTGTCCCTTGCAGCCTGTGTCACACCGTGTCCTGTACAGCCTGTGTCACACCGTGTCCTGTACAGCCCACAGAACACAGTGTCGTGTACAGCCTGTGTCACACAGTGTCCTGTACAGCCCACAGAACACAGTGTCCTGTACAGCCTGTGTCACACAGTGTCCTGTACAGCCCACAGAACACAGTGTCGTGTACAGCCTGTGTCACACAGTGTCCTGTACAGCCCACAGAACACAGTGTCCTGTACAGCCTGTGTCACACAGTGTCCTGTACAGCCCACAGAACACAGTGTCCTGTACAGCCTGTGTCACACAGTGTCCTGTACAGCCTGTGTCACACAGTGTCCTGTACAGCCTGTGTCACACAGTGTCCTGTACAGCCCACAGAACACAGTGTCCTGTACAGCCTGTGTCACACAGTGTCCTGTACAGCCCACAGAACACAGTGTCCTGTACAGCCTGTGTCACACAGTGTCCTGTACAGCCCACAGAACACAGTGTCCTGTACAGCCTGTGTCACACAGTGTCCTGTACAGCCCACAGAACACAGTGTCCTGTACAGCCTGTGTCACACAGTGTCCTGTACAGCCCACAGAACACAGTGTCCTGTACAGCCTGTGTCACACAGTGTCCTGTACAGCCCACAGAACACAGTGTCCTGTACAGCCCGTGTCACACAGTGTCCTGTACAGCCCACAGAACACAGTGTCCTGTACAGCCTGTGTCACACAGTGTCCTGTACAGCCCACAGAACACAGTGTCCTGTACAGCCCACAGAACACAGTGTCCTGTACAGCCTGTGTCACACAGTGTCCTGTACAGCCCACAGAACACAGTGTCCTGTACAGCCTGTGTCACACAGTGTCCTGTACAGCCCACAGAACACAGTGTCCTGTACAGCCTGTGTCACACAGTGTCCTGTACAGCCCACAGAACACAGTGTCCTGTACAGCCTGTGTCACACCGTGTCCTGTACAGC CCACATAG
- the NDFIP1 gene encoding NEDD4 family-interacting protein 1, whose product MAAAAAEPSTGRYQQLQNEEEPGETAPVVSDAPPPYSSISAENTAYFDYKDESGFPKPPSYNVATTLPTYDEAERTKAEATIPLVPGRDDDFVTRDDFDDTDQLRIGNDGIFMLTFFMAFLFNWIGFFLSFCLTTSAAGRYGAISGFGLSLIKWILIVRFSTYFPGYFDGQYWLWWVFLVLGFLLFLRGFINYAKVRKMPDTFSTLPRTRVLFIY is encoded by the exons ATGGCGGCCGCGGCCGCCGAGCCCAGCACCGGCCGCTACCAGCAG CTGCAGAATGAAGAGGAGCCGGGTGAGACTGCGCCGGTGGTGAGCGATGCCCCTCCGCCctacagcagcatttctgcagaGAACACAG CTTATTTTGACTACAAGGATGAGTCAGGATTCCCGAAGCCGCCGTCGTACAACGTGGCCACCACACTGCCCACCTACGATGAGGCAGAGAGAACCAAGGCTGAAGCCACCATTCCCTTGGTTCCTGGGAGG GATGATGACTTTGTGACACGAGATGACTTTGATGACACTGACCAGCTGAGGATAGGAAATGATGGCATTTTCATGCTGACTTTCTTCA TGGCATTCCTCTTCAACTGGATTggatttttcctgtctttctgtCTGACCACTTCAGCTGCAGGACGATACGGGGCCATTTCTGGGTTTGGTCTGTCTCTTATTAAGTGGATCCTTATTGTCAGG ttctCCACCTACTTTCCTGGTTACTTTGATGGTCAGTATTGGCTTTGGTGGGTCTTCCTTGTACTAG gttttctgctgtttctcagaGGCTTTATTAATTATGCAAAGGTTAGGAAGATGCCAGACACTTTTTCCACTCTTCCCAGAACCAGAGTTCTCTTTATTTACTAA
- the GNPDA1 gene encoding glucosamine-6-phosphate deaminase 1 — MKLIILETYSQASEWAAKYIRNRIVHFGPGPGRFFTLGLPTGSTPLGCYKKLVEYYQNGDLSFKYVKTFNMDEYVGLPRDHPESYHSFMWNNFFKHIDISPENVHILDGNAPDLQAECDAFEKKIKAAGGIELFVGGIGPDGHIAFNEPGSSLVSRTRVKTLAMDTILANARFFDGDLSKVPTMALTVGVGTVMDAREVMILITGAHKAFALYKAIEEGVNHMWTVSAFQQHPNTVFVCDEDATLELKVKTVKYFKGLMLVHNKLVEPLYSMKETGAERSQSKKPYSD; from the exons ATGAAGCTCATCATCCTGGAGACGTACTCGCAGGCCAGCGAGTGGGCGGCCAAGTACATCCGCAACCGCATCGTGCACTTCGGGCCGGGCCCCGGGCGGTTCTTCACGCTGGGGCTGCCCACAG GCAGCACCCCGCTGGGATGCTACAAGAAGCTGGTGGAGTATTACCAGAACGGGGACCTCTCCTTCAAGTACGTGAAGACATTCAACATGGACGAGTACGTGG GTCTGCCAAGGGATCACCCGGAAAGTTACCATTCTTTCATGTGGAATAACTTCTTTAAGCACATTGACATCTCACCAGAGAATGTCCACATTTTGGATGGAAATGCACCGGACCTTCAGGCAGAGTGTGATGCGTTTgagaagaaaatcaaagcaGCTGGAGGAATCGAGCTCTTTGTTGGAG GTATTGGCCCGGATGGTCATATTGCCTTCAACGAGCCGGGATCAAGTCTGGTGTCCAGGACACGAGTGAAGACCTTGGCTATGGACACCATATTGGCTAATGCCAGGTTCTTTGATGGTGACCTCTCCAAAGTCCCCACGATGGCCTTGACAGTTGGAGTAGGCACTGTCATGGATGCCAGAGag GTGATGATTCTGATCACAGGAGCCCACAAAGCCTTTGCTTTGTACAAAGCCATTGAGGAAGGTGTCAACCACATGTGGACAGTgtctgccttccagcagcaccCCAACACTGTGTTCGTGTGTGACGAGGATGCCACACTGGAGCTCAAAGTCAAGACAGTGAAGTACTTTAAAG GTTTAATGCTGGTtcacaacaagctcgtggagCCCCTGTACAGCATGAAGgagacaggagcagagagaagccAGTCTAAGAAGCCATACAGTGATTGA